The following are encoded together in the Streptomyces sp. NBC_01465 genome:
- a CDS encoding adenine phosphoribosyltransferase produces the protein MTSTQELLLSRIRDVQDYPKPGVVFKDITPLLADPEAFTALTDALADLCVKHGATKIVGLEARGFILAAPVSVRAGIGFIPVRKAGKLPGATLSQAYDLEYGSAEIEVHAEDLSAGDRVMVIDDVLATGGTAEASLELIRRAGAQVAGVAVLMELSFLDGRARLEQALQGAPLEALITV, from the coding sequence ATGACCAGCACCCAGGAGCTCCTGCTCAGCCGTATCCGGGATGTGCAGGACTATCCGAAGCCCGGCGTCGTCTTCAAGGACATCACGCCGCTGCTCGCGGACCCGGAGGCCTTCACGGCCCTCACCGACGCCCTCGCCGACCTGTGCGTCAAGCACGGGGCGACGAAGATCGTCGGGCTCGAGGCGCGCGGGTTCATCCTGGCCGCACCGGTCTCGGTCCGCGCGGGCATCGGGTTCATCCCCGTACGCAAGGCGGGCAAGCTCCCCGGAGCGACGCTCTCGCAGGCGTACGACCTCGAGTACGGCAGCGCCGAGATCGAGGTGCACGCCGAGGACCTCAGCGCCGGTGACCGTGTCATGGTCATCGACGACGTCCTCGCCACCGGCGGCACCGCCGAGGCCTCGCTGGAGCTCATCCGGCGGGCCGGCGCCCAGGTCGCGGGCGTGGCCGTCCTCATGGAGCTCAGCTTCCTCGACGGGCGTGCCCGTCTGGAGCAGGCTCTGCAGGGCGCCCCGCTGGAGGCCCTGATCACGGTCTGA